The following proteins are co-located in the Seriola aureovittata isolate HTS-2021-v1 ecotype China chromosome 7, ASM2101889v1, whole genome shotgun sequence genome:
- the irgq2 gene encoding immunity-related GTPase family, q2 — MADVFRSLNLLETLKESIESNKLSDVKDAVEDLLISRINLAVVGNRGDEKDSFLNSLRGLGPGDEGAAPSSSVAASEDMAGYPNPKHSDFRLWDLSPVPDTSPFEPGGYMDRVKFLRYNAVFMTFTHVPQPNSMEVYLEARSLQRQTVYFILLASVEETEKNLEVKKKASLEILKSRGLTQPKVYLVRPSTLERFDFPGLLDDMSKDLPEIRAHALLLALPTLTSALVTQKKEAFKALVWAAASLSGGMSAIPVPLVASMVDSSVAVRVLTKAQLSLCLDDESVERLARRRGMDPTRLKGLRTCVLSVEVTKGEVKRRLAAAEKDLATVSSKLVEMAMPRHARSASRSFAATLQALNGAIDEMAADAEKIVDAALGEGK, encoded by the coding sequence ATGGCTGATGTTTTCAGAAGCCTAAATCTCCTCGAGACCCTCAAAGAATCCATAGAGAGCAATAAGTTATCAGATGTCAAGGATGCAGTGGAAGATCTCCTGATCAGTAGGATCAACTTAGCTGTGGTGGGCAACCGTGGGGATGAAAAAGACTCCTTCCTGAACTCCCTCCGTGGCCTCGGACCTGGGGATGAAGGGGCCGCTCCATCTTCATCCGTTGCTGCCTCAGAGGACATGGCAGGCTATCCTAACCCTAAACACTCTGACTTTCGTCTGTGGGACCTGTCGCCTGTGCCAGACACCTCCCCATTTGAACCCGGGGGATATATGGACAGAGTTAAGTTCCTCCGCTACAATGCTGTCTTCATGACATTCACACATGTACCCCAACCCAACAGCATGGAGGTGTACTTGGAAGCCCGTTCACTGCAGCGACAAACAGTATACTTTATTCTCTTAGCTTCAgtggaagaaacagaaaagaatcTGGAAGTAAAGAAAAAAGCCAGTCTGGAAATACTGAAATCACGTGGTTTGACACAGCCTAAAGTCTATCTGGTCAGACCCTCCACCCTGGAGAGGTTTGACTTCCCTGGTCTGTTGGACGACATGAGCAAAGACCTTCCAGAAATCCGTGCCCACGCCCTTCTCTTAGCTCTACCAACACTCACTTCAGCCCTGGTCACCCAGAAAAAAGAGGCATTCAAAGCACTAGTATGGGCAGCCGCCTCGCTATCTGGTGGGATGTCAGCTATTCCTGTTCCCCTGGTAGCCTCTATGGTGGACTCAAGTGTAGCAGTGCGGGTCCTGACGAAAGCGCAGTTGTCTCTGTGCCTGGACGACGAATCGGTTGAGCGACTGGCCCGGCGGCGAGGCATGGATCCCACAAGACTCAAAGGGCTGCGGACTTGTGTGCTGTCAGTGGAGGTCACCAAAGGGGAAGTAAAGAGGCGGCTGGCAGCGGCAGAAAAGGACTTGGCCACCGTTTCATCGAAACTGGTGGAGATGGCGATGCCCAGACATGCCCGTTCTGCCAGCCGCTCCTTCGCTGCCACGCTGCAAGCTTTAAATGGCGCCATTGATGAAATGGCGGCCGATGCTGAGAAAATAGTAGATGCTGCTCTGGGGGAGGGGAAGTGA
- the si:dkey-24p1.1 gene encoding B-cell receptor CD22 isoform X3, with amino-acid sequence MPRRTSIFIPDNKVKVGGSLTVTCNTDANPDPHTYSWYRFNENKKLDSSRWKSSTGHDNSQYLANIQRADEACYVCNATNSIGTGDDSQQVCIDVLYPPTEPTLSMADEVTQGHTITITCTVESNPPSTLTLRRISTSNPQFLEIPESINDQHHVSTLHHSFNVTSADTGSYSCSAVNSEGSKESKQRKLLVKYIPKDVTVKPLSGLVVNENAPLTLSCDAQSYPSVTSFTWMKITDGKHEPHKTTQTLTIKSASPSDSGWYSCEATNEIGTGKSQPVEVKVKYGPKHTTITITATKQERDGKSSMTLTCSSHGYPPLKFSWRKKGEKTDKNVAYRQNYTVYSDNPGVYYCIAENEMNRKSSDPVHVFDRDLKKILMVLFISFFILLICFSILFFYRHRRRKSIQQGTTNTQPLSGFLGWWNSSRRGNLTNETVLTEPSRSRDDLLPDQPFRPRAQQRQPRPDSTPASNINSVYSTVNLPHGKPAPAAQKATGQQGGHTQDDSLNYASLHFWNKNQQGEAEEDVYTKVSKPKPLQKNEQGRTDDYENFTVAHAPKSPNPLTNDSENSDDEVDVNYSQVSFKPKPGHQRVDTDSSTSDEDEIQYSDVKV; translated from the exons AT GCCGAGGAGGACAAGCATTTTCATCCCTGACAACAAAGTGAAAGTTGGTGGATCCCTCACAGTCACCTGTAACACTGACGCCAATCCTGACCCGCACACGTACTCCTGGTACCgtttcaatgaaaataaaaagcttgaCTCCTCACGGTGGAAATCTAGCACAGGCCATGACAACAGTCAATATTTGGCGAATATTCAAAGAGCAGATGAAGCGTGTTACGTCTGCAACGCCACCAACTCCATCGGAACGGGGGATGATAGTCAGCAAGTGTGCATAGATGTGCTGT ACCCTCCCACCGAGCCCACGCTGTCTATGGCTGATGAGGTCACTCAAGGTCATACCATCACCATTACCTGCACAGTTGAAAGTAACCCACCATCAACCCTCACCTTGAGAAGGATTTCCACATCAAATCCTCAGTTTTTAGAAATCCCTGAATCCATAAATGATCAACACCACGTCAGCACTCTCCACCACTCCTTTAATGTAACGTCAGCGGACACCGGCTCTTACTCTTGCAGTGCCGTGAACAGCGAAGGTTCAAAGGAGAGCAAACAAAGGAAGTTACTGGTGAAAT ATATTCCCAAAGACGTGACGGTAAAACCTCTGTCCGGTCTTGTTGTGAATGAAAATGCGCCGTTGACATTGTCCTGCGATGCCCAGTCCTACCCATCAGTGACCTCTTTCACCTGGATGAAGATAACTGATGGGAAACATGAACCCCACAAGACGACGCAGACCCTCACCATAAAGTCTGCCAGTCCCTCTGACAGCGGATGGTACAGCTGTGAAGCCACCAATGAAATTGGAACTGGAAAATCTCAGCCAGTTGAGGTTAAAGTTAAAT ATGGTCCAAAACACACAACTATCACGATAACAGCAACAAAGCAGGAGCGTGACGGGAAGAGCTCCATGACGCTGACCTGCAGCAGTCACGGCTACCCCCCACTCAAGTTCTCATGGAGGAAAAAGGGCGAGAAAACCGATAAAAATGTGGCTTACAGACAAAACTACACGGTGTACTCAGACAACCCAGGCGTCTACTACTGCATcgcagaaaatgaaatgaaccgAAAATCATCTGACCCTGTCCACGTGTTTGACC GAGACCTAAAGAAGATCCTGATGGTcttatttatctctttttttatcTTGCTAATTTGCttctcaattttatttttttacag acacaggagaagaaaatcAATTCAACAAGgaactacaaacacacaaccgTTATCTGGCTTTTTG GGTTGGTGGAACAGCTCGAGGAGGGGGAATCTGACGAATGAGACTGTCTTGACCGAGCCGTCCAGGAGCAGGGATGACCTCTTGCCAGACCAGCCGTTCCGTCCAAGGGCCCAACAACGCCAGCCTCGTCCAGACAGCAC GCCTGCGTCCAACATCAACAGTGTTTACAGCACTGTGAATCTGCCCCATGGAAAACCG GCTCCTGCTGCACAAAAAGCCACAGGACAGCAAGGTGGACACACACAGGATGATTCTCTCAACTATGCTTCTCTGCACTTTTGGAATAA GAACCAACAGGGGGAAGCAGAAGAGGATGTGTACACAAAGGTGTCCAAACCAAAGCCACTTCAAAAG AATGAACAAGGCAGAACGGACGACTATGAAAACTTCACTGTAGCACATGCACCCAAATCTCCAAACCCATTAACCAATGACTCAGAGAACAGTGACGATGAAGTGGATGTCAACTATTCACAGGTGAGCTTCAAGCCAAAGCCAGGACATCAGCGAGTCGACACAGACTCCAGCACCTCTGACGAAGATGAGATTCAGTACTCTGATGTCAAAGTCTGA
- the si:dkey-24p1.1 gene encoding B-cell receptor CD22 isoform X1 produces MRIAAQTVVGWLVFLALIKSRNFFSSTLTTILAFYNICIKLTCTCVFTTTDYSTSNSNPFELTPNRLTAKEGSCAEIKCIVSKAVTVDGAYWFWMKDGKWNDTVKDFTGTIVYSSNFSRRLVSSDFEGRVKYIGSSSSRWKNSYQQSCSILICELKKSDSGEYSFRFEGKKKWITKKNVSLEVQENPCLLTFQKPPAVNESDTITLTCSTLRSCKSQLQIKDLGQSQPLTQSYSVQQHEKSTTVSFTARLQDDGKVFLCQTEGNEDKYSIRNISVTVEYAPKDISVQRTHTVKEGDSVDLRCSANGNPPPNITWFKERNIQSSAPTWTITSIQESQGGSYYCKAQNKYGTITSSSITITVIYVPRVEIKKTPPMSDVKEGDKMDLTCDVTRSDPQPYVYNWFRNGRHIDMNQLYVEESITPESSGSYTCEATNAVGTGKSKPLLISVQYRPRRTSIFIPDNKVKVGGSLTVTCNTDANPDPHTYSWYRFNENKKLDSSRWKSSTGHDNSQYLANIQRADEACYVCNATNSIGTGDDSQQVCIDVLYPPTEPTLSMADEVTQGHTITITCTVESNPPSTLTLRRISTSNPQFLEIPESINDQHHVSTLHHSFNVTSADTGSYSCSAVNSEGSKESKQRKLLVKYIPKDVTVKPLSGLVVNENAPLTLSCDAQSYPSVTSFTWMKITDGKHEPHKTTQTLTIKSASPSDSGWYSCEATNEIGTGKSQPVEVKVKYGPKHTTITITATKQERDGKSSMTLTCSSHGYPPLKFSWRKKGEKTDKNVAYRQNYTVYSDNPGVYYCIAENEMNRKSSDPVHVFDRDLKKILMVLFISFFILLICFSILFFYRHRRRKSIQQGTTNTQPLSGFLGWWNSSRRGNLTNETVLTEPSRSRDDLLPDQPFRPRAQQRQPRPDSTPASNINSVYSTVNLPHGKPAPAAQKATGQQGGHTQDDSLNYASLHFWNKNQQGEAEEDVYTKVSKPKPLQKNEQGRTDDYENFTVAHAPKSPNPLTNDSENSDDEVDVNYSQVSFKPKPGHQRVDTDSSTSDEDEIQYSDVKV; encoded by the exons ATGAGAATCGCTGCTCAGACAGTCGTCGGGTGGTTGGTATTTCTGGCCCTAATAAAAAGTaggaattttttttcctctacttTGACAACAATTCTTGCTTTTTACAACATTTGCATTAAATTAACGTGTACCTGTGTTTTCACCACCACAGATTATTCAACAAGTAACTCAAACCCATTTGAGCTAACACCCAATAGGCTGACAGCTAAAGAGGGGTCGTGCGCTGAGATCAAATGTATAGTCTCAAAGGCTGTTACTGTTGATGGCGCATACTGGTTTTGGATGAAGGACGGAAAATGGAATGACACTGTTAAAGATTTTACCGGCACCATCGTTTACAGCTCAAATTTCTCAAGACGTCTTGTCAGCTCAGACTTTGAAGGCCGAGTCAAATATATCGGCTCTTCATCTTCACGTTGGAAAAACTCATACCAGCAATCGTGCAGTATTTTGATCTGCGAGCTGAAAAAAAGCGACAGTGGAGAGTATTCTTTCagatttgaaggaaaaaaaaaatggataactaaaaaaaatgtgtccCTCGAAGTTCAAG AGAATCCATGCCTGCTCACTTTTCAGAAACCACCTGCCGTGAACGAATCTGACACAATAACACTCACGTGCTCCACTTTGAGATCATGTAAATCACAGCTACAAATTAAAGATTTGGGACAATCCCAACCCTTAACACAGTCCTATAGTGTTCAACAACATGAGAAAAGCACCACAGTCAGCTTTACAGCGCGCTTGCAGGATGATGGGAAGGTGTTTTTATGCCAAACAGAGGGTAACGAGGACAAATATTCTATTCGGAATATTTCTGTAACTGTTGAAT ATGCTCCTAAAGACATATCGGTTCAGCGCACTCACACTGTCAAGGAAGGAGATTCAGTGGATCTCAGGTGCTCTGCCAATGGAAATCCTCCGCCCAACATTACCTGgtttaaagaaagaaacataCAGTCCTCAGCGCCCACATGGACCATCACATCAATTCAGGAGTCACAGGGTGGAAGTTACTATTGTAAAGCTCAGAACAAATATGGAACAATTACATCCAGCTCAATCACTATTACTGTTATAT ATGTGCCTCGTGTTGAGATAAAGAAGACCCCCCCCATGTCAGACGTTAAAGAAGGAGATAAAATGGATTTAACATGTGATGTGACGAGAAGCGACCCACAGCCTTATGTGTACAATTGGTTTAGAAATGGAAGACATATTGATATGAATCAATTATATGTTGAAGAAAGTATCACGCCTGAGAGCAGTGGCTCTTACACATGTGAAGCCACTAACGCTGTGGGTACTGGAAAATCAAAACCACTTCTAATCAGTGTTCAAT acAGGCCGAGGAGGACAAGCATTTTCATCCCTGACAACAAAGTGAAAGTTGGTGGATCCCTCACAGTCACCTGTAACACTGACGCCAATCCTGACCCGCACACGTACTCCTGGTACCgtttcaatgaaaataaaaagcttgaCTCCTCACGGTGGAAATCTAGCACAGGCCATGACAACAGTCAATATTTGGCGAATATTCAAAGAGCAGATGAAGCGTGTTACGTCTGCAACGCCACCAACTCCATCGGAACGGGGGATGATAGTCAGCAAGTGTGCATAGATGTGCTGT ACCCTCCCACCGAGCCCACGCTGTCTATGGCTGATGAGGTCACTCAAGGTCATACCATCACCATTACCTGCACAGTTGAAAGTAACCCACCATCAACCCTCACCTTGAGAAGGATTTCCACATCAAATCCTCAGTTTTTAGAAATCCCTGAATCCATAAATGATCAACACCACGTCAGCACTCTCCACCACTCCTTTAATGTAACGTCAGCGGACACCGGCTCTTACTCTTGCAGTGCCGTGAACAGCGAAGGTTCAAAGGAGAGCAAACAAAGGAAGTTACTGGTGAAAT ATATTCCCAAAGACGTGACGGTAAAACCTCTGTCCGGTCTTGTTGTGAATGAAAATGCGCCGTTGACATTGTCCTGCGATGCCCAGTCCTACCCATCAGTGACCTCTTTCACCTGGATGAAGATAACTGATGGGAAACATGAACCCCACAAGACGACGCAGACCCTCACCATAAAGTCTGCCAGTCCCTCTGACAGCGGATGGTACAGCTGTGAAGCCACCAATGAAATTGGAACTGGAAAATCTCAGCCAGTTGAGGTTAAAGTTAAAT ATGGTCCAAAACACACAACTATCACGATAACAGCAACAAAGCAGGAGCGTGACGGGAAGAGCTCCATGACGCTGACCTGCAGCAGTCACGGCTACCCCCCACTCAAGTTCTCATGGAGGAAAAAGGGCGAGAAAACCGATAAAAATGTGGCTTACAGACAAAACTACACGGTGTACTCAGACAACCCAGGCGTCTACTACTGCATcgcagaaaatgaaatgaaccgAAAATCATCTGACCCTGTCCACGTGTTTGACC GAGACCTAAAGAAGATCCTGATGGTcttatttatctctttttttatcTTGCTAATTTGCttctcaattttatttttttacag acacaggagaagaaaatcAATTCAACAAGgaactacaaacacacaaccgTTATCTGGCTTTTTG GGTTGGTGGAACAGCTCGAGGAGGGGGAATCTGACGAATGAGACTGTCTTGACCGAGCCGTCCAGGAGCAGGGATGACCTCTTGCCAGACCAGCCGTTCCGTCCAAGGGCCCAACAACGCCAGCCTCGTCCAGACAGCAC GCCTGCGTCCAACATCAACAGTGTTTACAGCACTGTGAATCTGCCCCATGGAAAACCG GCTCCTGCTGCACAAAAAGCCACAGGACAGCAAGGTGGACACACACAGGATGATTCTCTCAACTATGCTTCTCTGCACTTTTGGAATAA GAACCAACAGGGGGAAGCAGAAGAGGATGTGTACACAAAGGTGTCCAAACCAAAGCCACTTCAAAAG AATGAACAAGGCAGAACGGACGACTATGAAAACTTCACTGTAGCACATGCACCCAAATCTCCAAACCCATTAACCAATGACTCAGAGAACAGTGACGATGAAGTGGATGTCAACTATTCACAGGTGAGCTTCAAGCCAAAGCCAGGACATCAGCGAGTCGACACAGACTCCAGCACCTCTGACGAAGATGAGATTCAGTACTCTGATGTCAAAGTCTGA
- the si:dkey-24p1.1 gene encoding B-cell receptor CD22 isoform X2: MRIAAQTVVGWLVFLALIKNYSTSNSNPFELTPNRLTAKEGSCAEIKCIVSKAVTVDGAYWFWMKDGKWNDTVKDFTGTIVYSSNFSRRLVSSDFEGRVKYIGSSSSRWKNSYQQSCSILICELKKSDSGEYSFRFEGKKKWITKKNVSLEVQENPCLLTFQKPPAVNESDTITLTCSTLRSCKSQLQIKDLGQSQPLTQSYSVQQHEKSTTVSFTARLQDDGKVFLCQTEGNEDKYSIRNISVTVEYAPKDISVQRTHTVKEGDSVDLRCSANGNPPPNITWFKERNIQSSAPTWTITSIQESQGGSYYCKAQNKYGTITSSSITITVIYVPRVEIKKTPPMSDVKEGDKMDLTCDVTRSDPQPYVYNWFRNGRHIDMNQLYVEESITPESSGSYTCEATNAVGTGKSKPLLISVQYRPRRTSIFIPDNKVKVGGSLTVTCNTDANPDPHTYSWYRFNENKKLDSSRWKSSTGHDNSQYLANIQRADEACYVCNATNSIGTGDDSQQVCIDVLYPPTEPTLSMADEVTQGHTITITCTVESNPPSTLTLRRISTSNPQFLEIPESINDQHHVSTLHHSFNVTSADTGSYSCSAVNSEGSKESKQRKLLVKYIPKDVTVKPLSGLVVNENAPLTLSCDAQSYPSVTSFTWMKITDGKHEPHKTTQTLTIKSASPSDSGWYSCEATNEIGTGKSQPVEVKVKYGPKHTTITITATKQERDGKSSMTLTCSSHGYPPLKFSWRKKGEKTDKNVAYRQNYTVYSDNPGVYYCIAENEMNRKSSDPVHVFDRDLKKILMVLFISFFILLICFSILFFYRHRRRKSIQQGTTNTQPLSGFLGWWNSSRRGNLTNETVLTEPSRSRDDLLPDQPFRPRAQQRQPRPDSTPASNINSVYSTVNLPHGKPAPAAQKATGQQGGHTQDDSLNYASLHFWNKNQQGEAEEDVYTKVSKPKPLQKNEQGRTDDYENFTVAHAPKSPNPLTNDSENSDDEVDVNYSQVSFKPKPGHQRVDTDSSTSDEDEIQYSDVKV; the protein is encoded by the exons ATGAGAATCGCTGCTCAGACAGTCGTCGGGTGGTTGGTATTTCTGGCCCTAATAAAAA ATTATTCAACAAGTAACTCAAACCCATTTGAGCTAACACCCAATAGGCTGACAGCTAAAGAGGGGTCGTGCGCTGAGATCAAATGTATAGTCTCAAAGGCTGTTACTGTTGATGGCGCATACTGGTTTTGGATGAAGGACGGAAAATGGAATGACACTGTTAAAGATTTTACCGGCACCATCGTTTACAGCTCAAATTTCTCAAGACGTCTTGTCAGCTCAGACTTTGAAGGCCGAGTCAAATATATCGGCTCTTCATCTTCACGTTGGAAAAACTCATACCAGCAATCGTGCAGTATTTTGATCTGCGAGCTGAAAAAAAGCGACAGTGGAGAGTATTCTTTCagatttgaaggaaaaaaaaaatggataactaaaaaaaatgtgtccCTCGAAGTTCAAG AGAATCCATGCCTGCTCACTTTTCAGAAACCACCTGCCGTGAACGAATCTGACACAATAACACTCACGTGCTCCACTTTGAGATCATGTAAATCACAGCTACAAATTAAAGATTTGGGACAATCCCAACCCTTAACACAGTCCTATAGTGTTCAACAACATGAGAAAAGCACCACAGTCAGCTTTACAGCGCGCTTGCAGGATGATGGGAAGGTGTTTTTATGCCAAACAGAGGGTAACGAGGACAAATATTCTATTCGGAATATTTCTGTAACTGTTGAAT ATGCTCCTAAAGACATATCGGTTCAGCGCACTCACACTGTCAAGGAAGGAGATTCAGTGGATCTCAGGTGCTCTGCCAATGGAAATCCTCCGCCCAACATTACCTGgtttaaagaaagaaacataCAGTCCTCAGCGCCCACATGGACCATCACATCAATTCAGGAGTCACAGGGTGGAAGTTACTATTGTAAAGCTCAGAACAAATATGGAACAATTACATCCAGCTCAATCACTATTACTGTTATAT ATGTGCCTCGTGTTGAGATAAAGAAGACCCCCCCCATGTCAGACGTTAAAGAAGGAGATAAAATGGATTTAACATGTGATGTGACGAGAAGCGACCCACAGCCTTATGTGTACAATTGGTTTAGAAATGGAAGACATATTGATATGAATCAATTATATGTTGAAGAAAGTATCACGCCTGAGAGCAGTGGCTCTTACACATGTGAAGCCACTAACGCTGTGGGTACTGGAAAATCAAAACCACTTCTAATCAGTGTTCAAT acAGGCCGAGGAGGACAAGCATTTTCATCCCTGACAACAAAGTGAAAGTTGGTGGATCCCTCACAGTCACCTGTAACACTGACGCCAATCCTGACCCGCACACGTACTCCTGGTACCgtttcaatgaaaataaaaagcttgaCTCCTCACGGTGGAAATCTAGCACAGGCCATGACAACAGTCAATATTTGGCGAATATTCAAAGAGCAGATGAAGCGTGTTACGTCTGCAACGCCACCAACTCCATCGGAACGGGGGATGATAGTCAGCAAGTGTGCATAGATGTGCTGT ACCCTCCCACCGAGCCCACGCTGTCTATGGCTGATGAGGTCACTCAAGGTCATACCATCACCATTACCTGCACAGTTGAAAGTAACCCACCATCAACCCTCACCTTGAGAAGGATTTCCACATCAAATCCTCAGTTTTTAGAAATCCCTGAATCCATAAATGATCAACACCACGTCAGCACTCTCCACCACTCCTTTAATGTAACGTCAGCGGACACCGGCTCTTACTCTTGCAGTGCCGTGAACAGCGAAGGTTCAAAGGAGAGCAAACAAAGGAAGTTACTGGTGAAAT ATATTCCCAAAGACGTGACGGTAAAACCTCTGTCCGGTCTTGTTGTGAATGAAAATGCGCCGTTGACATTGTCCTGCGATGCCCAGTCCTACCCATCAGTGACCTCTTTCACCTGGATGAAGATAACTGATGGGAAACATGAACCCCACAAGACGACGCAGACCCTCACCATAAAGTCTGCCAGTCCCTCTGACAGCGGATGGTACAGCTGTGAAGCCACCAATGAAATTGGAACTGGAAAATCTCAGCCAGTTGAGGTTAAAGTTAAAT ATGGTCCAAAACACACAACTATCACGATAACAGCAACAAAGCAGGAGCGTGACGGGAAGAGCTCCATGACGCTGACCTGCAGCAGTCACGGCTACCCCCCACTCAAGTTCTCATGGAGGAAAAAGGGCGAGAAAACCGATAAAAATGTGGCTTACAGACAAAACTACACGGTGTACTCAGACAACCCAGGCGTCTACTACTGCATcgcagaaaatgaaatgaaccgAAAATCATCTGACCCTGTCCACGTGTTTGACC GAGACCTAAAGAAGATCCTGATGGTcttatttatctctttttttatcTTGCTAATTTGCttctcaattttatttttttacag acacaggagaagaaaatcAATTCAACAAGgaactacaaacacacaaccgTTATCTGGCTTTTTG GGTTGGTGGAACAGCTCGAGGAGGGGGAATCTGACGAATGAGACTGTCTTGACCGAGCCGTCCAGGAGCAGGGATGACCTCTTGCCAGACCAGCCGTTCCGTCCAAGGGCCCAACAACGCCAGCCTCGTCCAGACAGCAC GCCTGCGTCCAACATCAACAGTGTTTACAGCACTGTGAATCTGCCCCATGGAAAACCG GCTCCTGCTGCACAAAAAGCCACAGGACAGCAAGGTGGACACACACAGGATGATTCTCTCAACTATGCTTCTCTGCACTTTTGGAATAA GAACCAACAGGGGGAAGCAGAAGAGGATGTGTACACAAAGGTGTCCAAACCAAAGCCACTTCAAAAG AATGAACAAGGCAGAACGGACGACTATGAAAACTTCACTGTAGCACATGCACCCAAATCTCCAAACCCATTAACCAATGACTCAGAGAACAGTGACGATGAAGTGGATGTCAACTATTCACAGGTGAGCTTCAAGCCAAAGCCAGGACATCAGCGAGTCGACACAGACTCCAGCACCTCTGACGAAGATGAGATTCAGTACTCTGATGTCAAAGTCTGA